A stretch of the Candidatus Jettenia sp. AMX2 genome encodes the following:
- a CDS encoding V-type ATP synthase subunit A, translating into MDDVRGHIRAVRGSMVTVVFDGRIHQNEIAYVFCGKEKLKAEVLRIDQNLAILQVFEETSGLRVGDEIVFTGKLLSVDVGPGLLGQVYDGLQNPLEKLAEKAGNFLIRGLSYDALDKNRLWNFLPLTNAGKKVKAGSFLGEVGEGAISHKIMVPFHFRGYLEVKYITDSGAYTIHDTIAELMDREGTTHKVSMCFTWPVRVPVTCYEERLLPEEPLLTGTRIIDTFFPVARGGTYCIPGPFGAGKTVLQQITSRYAKVDIVIIVACGERSGEVVETMREFPKLTDPTSGRTLMERTIIISNTSSMPVAARDSSVYTGITLAEYYRQMGLDVLLLADSTSRWAQAMREMSGLLEEIPGEEAFPAYLESRIARFYERAGLIRLQDGSAGSITIGGTVSPAGGNFDEPVTQSSLKVVGAFHGLSRERAGARRFPSIHPLESWSKYRSVLPEELVKHARKLLRKGNEVFQMMSVLGEEGITIKDYLDYLRSELIDAVYLQQNSFDETDAFCPRQRQEYVFSFLIETLNRIPEFSEKEKARSFFARLQQLFIDWNYSPWGSEAFAGTEDLIRRMIDEVAGKSHE; encoded by the coding sequence ATGGATGATGTTCGTGGACATATCCGTGCTGTCAGGGGGAGTATGGTAACCGTTGTTTTTGATGGTCGTATCCATCAAAATGAAATAGCGTATGTGTTTTGCGGGAAAGAAAAATTAAAAGCTGAAGTTTTGCGTATTGATCAAAATCTGGCAATTTTACAGGTTTTTGAAGAGACAAGCGGATTGCGGGTTGGAGACGAAATAGTTTTTACTGGTAAACTTCTGAGTGTTGATGTTGGACCAGGATTGCTTGGACAGGTGTATGACGGATTGCAAAATCCTCTTGAAAAACTGGCCGAGAAAGCGGGCAATTTCTTAATCCGTGGTTTGAGTTATGATGCGCTCGATAAAAATCGCCTGTGGAATTTTCTCCCTCTGACAAATGCAGGCAAAAAAGTGAAAGCCGGATCTTTTCTGGGAGAGGTGGGGGAAGGTGCTATCAGTCACAAAATAATGGTTCCTTTTCACTTTCGGGGTTATCTGGAAGTTAAGTACATCACGGATTCCGGGGCGTATACTATTCATGACACAATTGCTGAACTGATGGACAGGGAAGGTACTACACATAAAGTCAGTATGTGTTTTACCTGGCCGGTAAGGGTACCAGTCACCTGCTATGAAGAGAGGTTGTTGCCGGAAGAACCTCTGTTAACCGGAACCAGGATTATTGACACTTTTTTCCCCGTAGCACGAGGAGGTACCTACTGCATCCCCGGGCCCTTCGGGGCAGGCAAAACGGTTCTCCAGCAGATAACCAGCCGTTATGCCAAAGTAGACATTGTAATCATCGTGGCTTGCGGTGAACGTTCGGGAGAGGTTGTGGAGACCATGCGGGAATTTCCAAAACTTACTGATCCAACAAGCGGTCGAACCCTTATGGAAAGGACGATTATTATCTCCAATACCAGCTCTATGCCGGTTGCTGCCCGTGATTCTTCGGTATATACCGGCATTACCCTGGCTGAATATTACCGGCAGATGGGTTTGGATGTATTACTTCTTGCAGATTCAACGTCACGCTGGGCTCAGGCTATGCGCGAAATGTCAGGATTGCTGGAAGAAATACCCGGAGAAGAAGCCTTCCCTGCGTATCTGGAATCACGTATTGCACGTTTTTACGAGCGGGCCGGCCTGATCAGACTCCAGGATGGTTCTGCCGGTTCTATTACCATTGGCGGGACAGTAAGCCCAGCAGGCGGTAATTTCGATGAGCCGGTTACCCAGTCTTCTCTTAAGGTAGTAGGAGCATTTCATGGTCTCTCCCGGGAACGCGCGGGGGCCCGTCGTTTCCCTTCCATCCATCCGCTGGAAAGCTGGAGTAAATACCGGAGCGTTCTCCCGGAAGAACTGGTAAAACATGCCAGGAAACTTCTGAGAAAAGGAAATGAAGTGTTCCAGATGATGTCTGTTTTGGGCGAAGAGGGAATTACCATAAAAGATTATCTGGACTATTTACGCAGTGAATTGATCGATGCGGTATATTTACAACAAAACTCATTTGATGAGACGGATGCATTTTGCCCTCGCCAGCGGCAGGAATATGTCTTTTCTTTTTTGATTGAAACACTGAATAG
- a CDS encoding response regulator yields the protein MKTILIVDDDKNQLLLYKQELSLEGYGVITAKDGIEAIQKVRDHFPDLVVMDINMPKMNGIESMGKILSEHKETPVIINTAYSSYQDNFMTWLADAYVVKSSDLSVLKNKIKELID from the coding sequence ATGAAAACCATCCTTATTGTTGATGATGATAAAAATCAACTTTTGCTTTATAAACAAGAATTATCTCTGGAGGGATATGGGGTGATAACGGCAAAGGACGGCATTGAAGCGATACAAAAGGTAAGAGATCATTTTCCGGATCTCGTAGTAATGGACATCAATATGCCGAAGATGAATGGTATCGAATCCATGGGAAAGATCCTGAGTGAACACAAAGAGACACCTGTCATTATTAATACAGCCTATAGCAGTTATCAGGATAATTTTATGACATGGCTGGCCGATGCATATGTCGTTAAATCATCTGATTTAAGCGTATTAAAAAATAAAATAAAGGAATTGATTGACTGA
- the glgC gene encoding glucose-1-phosphate adenylyltransferase: MIFNDSIFKKVLVMVLAGGQGERLYPLTKDRAKPAVPFGGIYRIIDFTLSNCINSGLRRICVLTQYKSYSLDRHLRFGWNIFNNELGDFIENIPPQKRISDMWYQGTADAVYQNIYILERERPEMVLILAGDHIYKMDYRELIAFHITQNADLTIPCIEVPVSEAKRFGIIGIDNKQQIIAFHEKPSDPIPLPSNPEIVMASMGIYLFNTEMLIKRIIDDTKKNTEHDFGRSIIPSMINKHRLLAYVFHENHNKTARYWRDIGTLDAYWEANMDLVQAEPVFNLYDKNWPIRTHHAQFPPAKTVFSKNTQGMVADSLLSNGCIINGAQVQRSVISPDVIINSNTEIHDSVIMEGVKIGKNVTVRKAIIDKFVEIPDGMQIGFHPGEDAKQFTVTRKGIVVAHKEMPLLR; the protein is encoded by the coding sequence ATGATTTTTAACGATTCCATATTTAAAAAAGTACTGGTAATGGTACTGGCTGGCGGGCAGGGAGAACGACTTTATCCTTTAACGAAGGACAGGGCAAAGCCGGCAGTCCCGTTCGGAGGTATTTACCGTATTATTGATTTTACGCTGAGTAACTGCATTAACTCAGGATTGAGAAGGATATGCGTGCTGACGCAGTATAAATCTTATTCTCTGGACAGGCATTTAAGGTTTGGGTGGAATATATTTAATAATGAGTTGGGAGATTTTATCGAGAATATACCTCCGCAGAAAAGAATAAGTGATATGTGGTATCAGGGTACGGCTGACGCTGTATATCAAAATATCTATATTCTTGAAAGAGAACGTCCGGAAATGGTACTGATCCTGGCAGGTGACCACATTTACAAAATGGATTACCGGGAGCTGATAGCGTTCCATATAACACAGAATGCCGATCTTACCATACCTTGCATTGAAGTACCTGTAAGTGAGGCAAAAAGATTTGGAATCATTGGTATTGATAATAAACAACAAATCATAGCTTTTCATGAAAAACCATCCGACCCGATACCCCTTCCTTCAAACCCGGAAATAGTAATGGCATCCATGGGAATCTATCTCTTTAACACAGAGATGCTGATAAAACGTATAATTGATGATACAAAAAAAAATACAGAACATGATTTTGGCCGGAGTATTATTCCCTCAATGATTAATAAACATCGTTTATTAGCATATGTTTTTCATGAAAACCATAATAAAACGGCTAGGTATTGGAGGGATATCGGAACGCTAGATGCATACTGGGAGGCCAATATGGACCTTGTTCAGGCTGAACCAGTTTTTAACCTCTACGACAAAAACTGGCCAATCCGTACCCACCACGCACAGTTTCCTCCTGCAAAGACCGTATTTTCAAAAAATACACAGGGTATGGTTGCAGACTCCCTTCTCTCCAATGGTTGCATTATCAACGGTGCCCAGGTACAAAGATCAGTTATTTCTCCGGACGTTATCATTAATTCCAATACCGAAATCCATGATTCCGTTATTATGGAAGGTGTAAAGATTGGTAAAAATGTTACTGTTCGAAAAGCTATTATCGATAAATTTGTAGAAATTCCGGATGGAATGCAAATTGGATTTCATCCAGGGGAGGATGCAAAACAATTTACCGTTACCCGGAAAGGTATTGTCGTAGCTCATAAAGAAATGCCTTTGCTGAGATAA
- a CDS encoding VWA domain-containing protein, with protein MKKISYKKIIYSFIGITLIAIIVLIYLGRVDPVLKTTQTELHFGEKEARQLLTLKNIGEKKWRYLSYVKTLYYEVDITRGGEWISIPLRSGTCERHEEKQITVTVNRDMLSEGINQGEILVKSNGGNKTIRIVAIGIKEEKILRILNPSDNAALTIDEQITIQWSATPNISNYADIFLLKNGFVVENIARSYHYRNDTRSNGRFTWTPKSPLRPGEEKYAIKIVDISDREVFGLVSSLRIVSPLTKLFLKNITTAHQKPSTIQFVFSLRDQDDHAVLIDPANFDMNNLKIWENDKKIDYLESNPYLYRQDDFCLQVMLVLDFSASIKMYRNGVETMVVGANSLIDHLKDTHQIGIVEFHRPDAAPSIIQPFTTHKQKAREEILNFSQKNIYSDFSICWDAVYHGLKQFPEEPDPKTFRTLVFISDGFDNSSLRQPEDLISLANKRDVHIYSIGLGKVRKDEILENISGKTGGTYIRAEDIRVFLERFKQIIIDLGGQYKTSYITPKKPEDGIFTTKSEISYKGITGVPSLEDKVDPYHIFGKTNQGILSFDVSPLGDEENAEVFVWCEHVPRYINKFRFHLKTDKPYTITLVPENNGGICEEWNIIKEADGWYLLSSPNPNDLSYDLKFGRSGIICKINLEEIKEEQTEISFLLDNTVYHLGQAFYGREYPETDRNKIWQETIIISRQRKP; from the coding sequence ATGAAGAAAATATCTTATAAAAAAATAATTTACTCTTTTATTGGTATTACTCTTATTGCGATTATTGTATTGATCTACCTGGGAAGGGTAGACCCCGTACTCAAAACCACTCAAACGGAATTACATTTTGGGGAGAAAGAGGCAAGACAATTATTAACCCTGAAGAATATAGGTGAAAAAAAGTGGCGGTATCTGTCTTACGTAAAAACATTGTATTATGAAGTTGACATTACCAGAGGTGGTGAATGGATTTCAATACCGCTGAGATCAGGCACGTGTGAAAGACATGAGGAAAAACAGATAACGGTCACTGTTAACAGAGACATGCTTTCTGAAGGAATTAATCAAGGTGAAATACTGGTAAAATCAAACGGCGGCAATAAAACGATCAGGATTGTTGCTATAGGCATTAAAGAGGAAAAAATCCTGAGGATTTTAAACCCTTCTGATAACGCAGCGCTCACCATCGATGAACAAATTACCATTCAATGGTCGGCAACACCAAATATAAGTAATTATGCAGACATCTTCCTGTTAAAGAATGGTTTTGTGGTGGAAAACATAGCAAGATCATACCATTACAGAAATGACACAAGAAGCAACGGCAGATTTACGTGGACGCCTAAAAGTCCGCTTCGTCCGGGAGAAGAAAAATACGCAATAAAAATTGTTGATATCTCAGACAGAGAAGTATTTGGCCTGGTTTCTTCACTGCGCATTGTTTCTCCCCTTACGAAACTTTTTTTGAAAAACATTACTACTGCTCATCAAAAACCAAGTACTATTCAGTTTGTCTTTTCCCTGAGGGATCAGGATGATCACGCAGTCTTGATTGATCCGGCAAATTTTGATATGAATAATTTGAAAATATGGGAAAACGATAAAAAAATTGACTATCTGGAAAGCAATCCCTATCTCTACAGGCAGGATGATTTTTGTTTGCAGGTTATGCTGGTACTTGATTTTTCTGCTTCCATAAAAATGTACCGGAATGGCGTTGAAACCATGGTTGTTGGGGCAAACTCCCTGATAGATCATCTGAAGGATACCCATCAAATAGGCATTGTCGAATTTCACAGACCGGACGCGGCTCCATCTATCATCCAGCCTTTTACTACCCACAAACAAAAGGCGAGAGAAGAAATTCTTAATTTTTCCCAAAAAAACATTTACAGCGATTTTTCTATTTGCTGGGATGCTGTTTATCACGGGTTAAAACAATTTCCCGAGGAACCGGATCCGAAGACATTCAGGACCTTGGTCTTTATTTCTGATGGTTTCGACAATTCCAGTCTGCGCCAGCCAGAGGATTTAATATCACTTGCAAATAAACGTGATGTTCATATTTATAGTATAGGTTTAGGTAAAGTTCGTAAGGATGAAATACTGGAAAACATCTCTGGTAAAACGGGAGGTACCTATATCCGTGCTGAAGATATTCGTGTTTTCCTCGAGCGATTTAAACAAATAATTATCGATCTTGGCGGGCAGTATAAGACAAGTTACATAACACCTAAAAAACCGGAAGATGGCATTTTTACCACAAAAAGTGAGATTAGCTACAAGGGCATTACTGGTGTTCCTTCTTTAGAAGATAAGGTAGATCCATATCATATATTCGGAAAAACAAACCAGGGAATTCTGTCCTTCGATGTATCGCCCCTGGGCGACGAAGAAAATGCAGAAGTCTTTGTATGGTGCGAACATGTGCCAAGATATATCAATAAATTCCGCTTCCATTTAAAGACTGATAAACCTTATACCATTACCTTGGTTCCTGAAAATAACGGAGGGATTTGTGAGGAGTGGAATATTATTAAGGAAGCGGATGGCTGGTATCTGTTGAGTTCTCCAAACCCAAATGACCTATCCTATGATTTGAAGTTTGGACGTTCCGGAATTATCTGCAAAATCAATCTGGAAGAAATAAAAGAAGAACAAACAGAAATCTCTTTTTTACTGGACAACACCGTATATCACCTTGGCCAGGCATTTTATGGCAGGGAGTATCCTGAAACAGATAGAAATAAAATCTGGCAAGAGACTATTATTATTTCCAGACAACGAAAACCGTAA